The sequence below is a genomic window from Thalassobaculum sp. OXR-137.
CTATGGCGCGATCCGGCTCACGGCGTCCCCGGTGGTGTTCCCGGTGTCGATCGGCTGGGCGCCGTCGCCGGCGCGCCGGCGGGTGGTCGCGGTCGGAGATGCCGCCCATGTGGTGCCGCCCATCGGCGCCCAGGGCTGGAACCTGGCGGTGCGCGACATCATGGCCCTGGCCGACGTGCTGGCGGGGACCGTGCGGACGGGCGGCGATATCGGCGGCAGCGAGGCCCTGTCCCGCTACACCCGCCGCCGGCGCTTCGAGCTGCCGGGACGGCTGGGCGCGGTGGGGCTGCTCGCCGGCGTGGCGACGGACGGCACCCTGCGGGGCCGGCTGGCCCGTCAGCTCGGGCTCGGCGTGCTGTCGCGGGTGTCGCCGATCAAGCACGGCCTGATGCGTCGGGGTCTTGCCTGAGGCAGACCGCCGGCCGCGACGTTCGTGACCATGGACACCGGGGCGACCCCGTGGTGTACATCCCCCATGAAGCGGGGGCTTGGGCAGAGTCGTCACGCCAACTCAAGGGGTTGGCTGCGAGCGGGTGGGGCATTGTCCCACCTGCTGCTGGTGCTGTTCGCCCTGCGGGCGATCATCCCCGTCGGCTATATGCCGGACCCGGCGGCCCTGCAGGACGGCCGGTTCGAGATCGTCGTCTGTACCCCCACGGGGCTCAAGACCGTCACGGTCCTACCCGAAAAGGCGGGGCCTGCCGGAACCGAGGACGGCGCCGCCGACGGCCCGACCGCGCCCGACTGCCCGTTCCAGACCGTCATCGCCAAGGCGATGGTGCTGCCGGACCAGCTCGGGGTTCCCCTGCGCTGGATACCGGTCTCGCGGCCCGTCGCCGTTGCGCGGGCAGGTGTGGCGCCCGAGGCGCTGCTTCTCGGCCCGCCGCTCGGTCCCCGCGCTCCGCCCGCCCGCTCCGTGTAAGGCTGTTCCGTCGACCGTTTGGCGCCGTTCCGCGACGCCCGGTCGATCTCTCTTCCGATGCCCGAGCGGCATGCCGGCGACGCGTCGCCCGGCCGCCGGGCTCCGAGCCTTTCGGAGACATTCATGTCGTACTCCCTTGCCCGTCCGGGCATGCGGACGGCGTTGTGCGCTGCCCTGCTGTGCACCGTTGCCGTCCCCGCTTTCGCGCAGTCCAGCCAGCCGGTTGAGATGCTGCGGATCACCGTCACCGGCACGGCCGAGCCGTCCCTGACCGTCCCTTCCACCAAGGAAGCCACCCGCCGGATCGAACAGATCCCGGGAGCCGTCGAGGTGGTGCCAGACACCGCCTGGCGCGATACCGCCGCCACCACCCTGAAGGACATGCTGGACTATACGCCCGGCGTCCTGATCCAGCCGAAATGGGGTGAGGATTCCCGCCTCTCGATCCGCGGCTCCGGCCTGTCGCGGAACTTCCACATGCGCGGCATCCATCTCTACCAGGACGGCATCCCGATGAACGCCGCCGACGGCAGCGCCGACTTCCAGGAACTCGACCCGACCGCCTATCGCTATGTCGAGGTCTACAAGGGCGGCAACGCGCTGCGCTATGGCGCCAATGCCCTGGGCGGGGCCGTCAATTTCGTCACGCCCAGCGGCCATGACGCCAGCTTGGCCGACGGGCGCCTGGATGTGGGTAGCTTCGGCTTCCGCCGGCTGCAGCTCAGCAGCGGTGCTGCCGAAGGCGACGTGGACGGCTATGTCAGCGGCGGGTTCCTGACCCAGGACGGCTATCGCGACCATAGCGGCGGCGAGTCGAAGCGGGCGTCGGGCAATTTCGGCTGGCGGCTGAGCGACAGTGCGGAGACGCGCTTCTATCTGAACGTCACCGATATCCAGCAGGACATCCCGGGATCGGTGACCAAGCACGCCGCACTGACCGATCCGAAGACGGCCGCGGCAGGGAACCTGCGGCTGGATTATCAGCGCAACATGGAATCGGTGCGCTTCGCCAACAAGACGACGGTGGAGTTTGACGATGTGGTGGCCGAGTTCGGCGGCTATGCGATCAACAAGCAGCTCGTCCATCCGATCTACCAGTATCTCGACTACACCTATAACGATGTCGGCGCCTTCGCCCGGGCGACCAACGAGCACACCCTGTTCGGTCATGGAAACACTCTGACCTTCGGGGTGAACGCGTTCGGCGGCTGGCTCGACAACCGGCAATATGTGAACAACCGCGGCAGCAAGGGCGCGCTGCTTTCCGGCTCCGAGGATCGGTCGCTGAACGTGACCGGCTATGCGGAGAACGGGTTCGAGGTGACCACCGGGCTGACCCTGGTGACCGGCGTCCAGCTCGTCCATGCCAACCGGGAGCGGGTCGACGAGGTCGACGACGCCACCGATACCTCCGGCGAGGCGGACTACACCTTCCTCAACCCGAAGATCGGCCTGCTGTGGCAGGTCGATCCGGACTGGCAGGTCTTCACCAATGTGTCGCGCAGCGGCGAGGCGCCGACCTTCAGCGAGGTGAGCTTCGCCTCCGGCACCACCCTGCTGGACATCAAGCCGCAATACGCCACGACCTTCGAGATCGGCACCCGCGGTGAGCGGGAGGATTTCACCTGGGACCTGGCGGTATACCGTTCGCATCTGGAGAACGAGTACCAGTACTTCGATCTGGGCGGCGGCAACTACCGGGTGGTGAATGCCGACGAGACGATCCACCAGGGCATCGAGGCGGCGGTCGGTTGGGCCCCGGTCAAGGGGCTGTTCACCGACGGGCCGAACCCGGACCGGTTGTGGATCAACACGGCGTACACGTTCAGCGATTTCCGCTTCGACGGTGATCCAACCTACGGCGACAACGACCTGCCCGGCGCGCCGCGGCATTTCCTGCGGGCGGAGCTGCTCTACAAGAGCCCGCACGGCTTCTATGCCGGCCCGAACGTGGAATGGGTGCCGCAGGCCTATTACGTCGACAACGAGAACTCCCGGGATACCGAGGCCTATGCGCTGCTCGGCTTCAAGGCCGGGTACGCGTATTCGGAGCACCTGTCGTTCTTCGTCGATGCCCGCAACCTGACCGATGAGAAATACATCGCGACCACCAGCGTGGCGGCGACGGCCAGTGACACGTCGGCCCTGTACGAGCCGGGTGTCGGCCGCGCGGTCTATGCGGGGCTGCGTCTGACCTGGTGATCCGGACGGCCGGCGGCGTTTCCAGCGCCGTCGGCCGATCGCGAAGACGGGGCTAACGGTTTCTTCATCAATCGGTATTAACTTTCAAAAATGTAGATCAACATACATAAAATTCTAGACATTCGATGAGAGCGGGATTGGGTGGAGTTGGCGCAGAGGGACGGCGCAGGCATCGCCAAGTGTCGCGGCTTGAGCAGGTAGAGCGGTGGCGTTTCGAGAGCAGAATTCAATCCAGGCGTTGCGGGACAGTTGGCCCGGCGCGTTCGTTGGAGACCGGCCGGCGTTGGACATGCGCCGCGAAGCCGTTCTCGTGGCGGACGGGCTGGTGGCGGCCGACTTCGCGCCGCTCGAGCGGCTGTTCGAGGGCATCCATACCGAACCGCCGGCCCTGCTCTGGTCCCCGAGCGAGGAGCAGCTTGCGGACGAGGTGCTGATCTTCCTCCGGCGATACTGGCTCGACCGGAAGCGCGGAGACGACCTGCCTCGCTCCCGGGAGATCGACGCCCTGGATCTGAAGCCGGCGCTCGGCTACCTCATGCTGATGGAACCGCAGGACGGGGAGACGGACTTCCTGTACCGGGTCTACGGCTCCCGCATCGTCGACTATTCGCGGTTCGAGATGACCGGGAAGCGGGTCTGGGACGTGCCCTCGCCGTCGGTCGCGGCGTATTTCGTGGCGACGTATCGGGCGGTCTGCATCCGGCGCGAGCCGCTGTTTTCGTTCCACCGCGCCCGCCTCGACCAGTTCTACGCCCAGTGGCAACGGCTGATCCTGCCCTTCGTGAACGACGAGGGCGTGGTCGACCGGCTGCTGGTGGGCAACGTGCCGAGCGTCCAGCGCTGACAGTCGGTGGGACGGCCGAGCCGGATCCTTCCGACCCGGCCCGGCCCTAGTTCAGCCGTCAGCCGGCATGGGGTGTGAGGATCTGGCGCACCGCTTCGCCGGACACCAGCTTGTCGAAGCCGGCATTCACCCCGTCGAAGCCCACATGCTCGCCGATGAGCTGATCCACGGGCAGGCGGCCCTGGCGGAAGGCCTCCAGATATTTCGGGATGTCGCGCACCGGCACGCAGGAGCCCATGTAGCTGCCGCGCACCGCGATCTCGCGGCTGACCAGATCGGCCGCCGGGATCGGGAAGTCCTCGCCCTGGGGCGACAGGCCAACCGTCACGAGCTGGCCGCCGGTCTTCAGGATGTCGTAGCCGGTCTTCAGCGCCGGAATCACGCCGGCCCCTTCCAGCGAGACGTCCACGCCGCCGCCGGTCAGGTCCTTGATCTGCTGGACATGGTCGGGCTCGCGGGCGTCGATGGTGTGATGGGCGCCGAGCTGGCGGGCGAGGCCGAGCTTGGCCGGGTTGATGTCCACCGCGATCACCTGCGCCGCGCCGCCGAGAATGGCGCCGAGCATGGCGGAGAAGCCGACACCGCCGAGGCCGATCACGGCGACCTTGTCGCCCGGTGCGACGCGGGCGGCGTTCAGGGCGGCCCCGACGCCGGTCATCACCGCGCAGCCGAAGATGGCGGCGGTCTCCAGCGGGATGTCGCTGTCGATCTTCACCACCGATCCCCGGTCGACC
It includes:
- a CDS encoding TonB-dependent receptor family protein, translated to MSYSLARPGMRTALCAALLCTVAVPAFAQSSQPVEMLRITVTGTAEPSLTVPSTKEATRRIEQIPGAVEVVPDTAWRDTAATTLKDMLDYTPGVLIQPKWGEDSRLSIRGSGLSRNFHMRGIHLYQDGIPMNAADGSADFQELDPTAYRYVEVYKGGNALRYGANALGGAVNFVTPSGHDASLADGRLDVGSFGFRRLQLSSGAAEGDVDGYVSGGFLTQDGYRDHSGGESKRASGNFGWRLSDSAETRFYLNVTDIQQDIPGSVTKHAALTDPKTAAAGNLRLDYQRNMESVRFANKTTVEFDDVVAEFGGYAINKQLVHPIYQYLDYTYNDVGAFARATNEHTLFGHGNTLTFGVNAFGGWLDNRQYVNNRGSKGALLSGSEDRSLNVTGYAENGFEVTTGLTLVTGVQLVHANRERVDEVDDATDTSGEADYTFLNPKIGLLWQVDPDWQVFTNVSRSGEAPTFSEVSFASGTTLLDIKPQYATTFEIGTRGEREDFTWDLAVYRSHLENEYQYFDLGGGNYRVVNADETIHQGIEAAVGWAPVKGLFTDGPNPDRLWINTAYTFSDFRFDGDPTYGDNDLPGAPRHFLRAELLYKSPHGFYAGPNVEWVPQAYYVDNENSRDTEAYALLGFKAGYAYSEHLSFFVDARNLTDEKYIATTSVAATASDTSALYEPGVGRAVYAGLRLTW
- a CDS encoding zinc-dependent alcohol dehydrogenase family protein, producing MKMRACVLREIGAPMPYAKSVPLAIEEVELDPPGSGELLVKIIGAGLCHSDLSVMNGSRPRPLPVVLGHEGAGEVVEVGPGIRDIKVGDPVVFQFSASCGRCIRCQEGRPQICETHAIARAKGDLMGGGKRLKDSKGNPINHQTGVSCFAEYAVVDRGSVVKIDSDIPLETAAIFGCAVMTGVGAALNAARVAPGDKVAVIGLGGVGFSAMLGAILGGAAQVIAVDINPAKLGLARQLGAHHTIDAREPDHVQQIKDLTGGGVDVSLEGAGVIPALKTGYDILKTGGQLVTVGLSPQGEDFPIPAADLVSREIAVRGSYMGSCVPVRDIPKYLEAFRQGRLPVDQLIGEHVGFDGVNAGFDKLVSGEAVRQILTPHAG
- a CDS encoding PAS domain-containing protein, which encodes MRREAVLVADGLVAADFAPLERLFEGIHTEPPALLWSPSEEQLADEVLIFLRRYWLDRKRGDDLPRSREIDALDLKPALGYLMLMEPQDGETDFLYRVYGSRIVDYSRFEMTGKRVWDVPSPSVAAYFVATYRAVCIRREPLFSFHRARLDQFYAQWQRLILPFVNDEGVVDRLLVGNVPSVQR